From a single Sebastes umbrosus isolate fSebUmb1 chromosome 17, fSebUmb1.pri, whole genome shotgun sequence genomic region:
- the map7d2a gene encoding MAP7 domain-containing protein 2a isoform X1 has protein sequence MAKTVPSSSAITGEKMAPPSITLLPEKRSPTNGHSSPARTGKTTPSNTEKRPQINGHASPSHINNNHAGKQFVEGYMKTDDRMRLAKERREERERSLVAREQLIREKERRARLQYERTVEERWRRLEEQRQKEELRRTAVEEKRRQQLEEDRERLEALMKRSLERSLQLEQRTKRWNRGCHTGAETWRCNMADSVKRTRSLCRYDSNIKETQQFLVSGDSENALLPFSAASAFSHGIASPLPAVSESAPCSPHRSPFRGSLNPADHNKAGLQGGSQSTPNTPKKERLRRERRTASPGCGSPVRRSESPASITRHLASPKTSKLASKMRAQSPSNAHQYHYSPTRHRPNLSPDDRRVEDKKVEKYSEQSKAVKKSTDISNPSSQDEKNVVNTDITKSRSPKGETLDNHLKDDTPEKNQSPDRKDNMSPKVDFSEKKTQSNAQDGDKKKESAACASTGKVAAGTTNAEEATKLLAERRRLARAQKELEEKKREQEEEERLRKEQLRKQLEQEQRQQKVKAQEVKEKGKHEEDLHQLKQEEDKRKKEEQERELQTHMDKEKEKAQVQAQEDAERQRQDRELQMQQEEEERQLRKKRIEEIMKRTRKGEADLKKAEQVEAKPGEVKAKAQVKEQAIKKVEFQVKEQVRDQVNMKENAPVKKEATAAAQMDNQLQVKNNTHQVTPTHSVPDKRPDTKQTSEGPGGQLNREGKDCVLKQQGREVETNVNKQHRAHVKAADQPNKEATADAKVNQREGAMMNGAVKGEGSALKRTAEVSKQQSLHVPTAARGGSQMKVIRPSVATLPVGHLAPPIIKLEPLDVKGTGSCDEVQSMDVSPASREELISIPEFSPVNEIQLSGLSNTRALEDLIDLTGGVNYPKLSSEGDIGDCNKNLIEGVVSPMSDSKLIGMPPPSSNKLSIQ, from the exons ATGGCGAAAACAGTCCCATCATCCAGTGCAATAACAG GTGAAAAGATGGCACCACCGTCCATCACTCTACTTCCTGAGAAGAGATCTCCGACAAACGGTCACAGCTCTCCAGCCCGGACTGGAAAAACCA CTCCATCTAACACAGAGAAGAGGCCACAAATAAATGGACACGCGTCCCcttcacacatcaataacaacCATGCAGGTAAACAAT TTGTGGAGGGTTATATGAAGACAGACGACAGGATGCGATTAGCCAAAGAGAGAcgtgaggagagggagagaagccTGG TGGCCCGGGAGCAGCTGATCAGGGAGAAGGAGCGCAGAGCTCGGCTGCAGTACGAACGCACAGTGGAGGAACGCTGGAGGCGGCTGGAGGAGCAGAGGCAGAAAGAGGAGCTCCGCAGAACTGCAgtggaggaaaagaggaggcAGCAGCTCGAGGAGGACAGG GAGCGTCTGGAGGCCCTGATGAAACGCTCTCTGGAGCGAAGCCTTCAGCTGGAGCAGAGGACCAAACGCTGgaacagaggctgccatacaggAGCAG aaacatggcggtgcaacatggcggactccgtgaagaggacccgctccctttgtagatatgaTTCTAACATAaaggaaacacaacaattcttagtttcag GTGACAGTGAGAATGCCCTACTCCCTTTCTCTGCTGCCTCCGCCTTTTCCCATGGCATTGCCTCCCCCCTTCCTGCTGTCAGCGAATCTG CGCCCTGCAGCCCTCACAGGTCACCTTTCCGCGGCTCACTGAACCCCGCGGATCACAACAAAGCTGGACTTCAGGGAGGCTCTCAGTCCACTCCCAATACCCCCAAG AAAGAGCGGCTGCGCAGAGAGAGAAGAACTGCATCCCCAGGTTGTGGATCCCCTGTGAGAAGATCTGAATCCCCTGCTAGTATCACAAGGCACTTGGCTTCTCCAAAGACCTCCAA gctggCATCTAAGATGCGTGCCCAGTCTCCCAGCAATGCACATCAGTACCATTACTCTCCTACAAGACATCGTCCAAACCTGTCACCTGATGATAGGAGAGTGGAGGACAAGAAGGTGGAGAAATACAGCGAACAATCCAAAGCAGTGAAAAAGAGCACAGACATCAGCAATCCATCGTCACAAGACGAGAAGAATGTGGTCAACACTGACATCACCAAATCCAGATCACCTAAGGGTGAAACCTTGGATAATCATCTCAAAGATGAcacacctgaaaaaaatcagtcCCCTGACAGAAAGGACAACATGTCTCCCAAAGTGGATTTCTCAGAGAAGAAGACGCAGAGCAACGCTCAGGATGGAGACAAGAAAAAAG AATCAGCAGCTTGTGCGTCCACAGGGAAGGTAGCAGCTGGCACAACAAATGCAGAGGAGGCCACCAAGTTGCTGGCAGAGCGGAGGCGTCTGGCTCGAGCTCAGAAGGAACTGGAAGAGAAAAAGCGAGaacaagaggaagaagagcg ACTCAGGAAAGAGCAGCTAAGGAAGCAACTTGAACAGGAGCAGCGACAGCAGAAGGTGAAGGCTCAAGAAGTGAAGGAAAAGGGGAAACATGAGGAAGATCTTCACCAGCTGAAACAAGAAGAGGACAAACGGAagaaggaggagcaggagagggagctACAGACCCACATGGACAAAGAG aaagaaaaagccCAAGTCCAAGCTCAGGAGGACGCCGAGCGTCAGCGGCAAGACCGAGAACTGCAGATGCaacaagaagaggaggagaggcagctaagaaaaaag AGAATTGAGGAGATCATGAAGAGAACTAGGAAGGGTGAAGCTGACTTGAAG AAGGCGGAGCAGGTGGAGGCGAAACCAG GTGAAGTAAAGGCTAAAGCTCAGGTGAAAGAGCAAGCAATCAAAAAGGTTGAGTTTCAGGTTAAAGAGCAGGTCAGAGACCAGGTCAACATGAAGGAAAATGCCCCGGTGAAGAAagaagcaacagcagcagcacagatggACAATCAATTGCAAGTCAAAAACAACACTCATCAAGTGACACCAACACACAGTGTTCCCGACAAGAGACCGGACACCAAACAAACCAGTGAAGGGCCCGGCGGCCAACTTAACAGAGAGGGCAAAGACTGCGTTCTCAAGCAACAGGGAAGAGAGGTGGAGACGAATGTGAACAAACAACACAGAGCACATGTTAAAGCCGCAGACCAACCAAATAAAGAGGCGACAGCAGACGCCAAAGTCAACCAAAGGGAGGGTGCTATGATGAACGGAGCAGTGAAGGGAGAAGGAAGTGCCTTGAAGAGAACTGCTGAGGTAAGCAAACAGCAGAGCCTGCATGTGCCGACAGCTGCTAGAGGAGGGTCCCAGATGAAGGTCATTAGACCGTCTGTGGCGACCCTGCCGGTGGGACACCTGGCACCGCCCATCATCAAGCTGGAGCCACTAGATGTGAAGGGCACGGGGTCATGTGATGAGGTGCAGTCCATGGACGTCAG cCCGGCTTCGAGGGAGGAACTGATATCTATCCCAGAGTTCTCGCCAGTCAACGAAATCCAGCTCAGCGGGTTGAGTAACACCCGTGCTCTCGAAGACCTGATTGACCTGACTGGCGGCGTCAACTACCCTAAACTGTCCTCTGAAGGCGATATAGGCGACTGCAACAAGAACCTGATTGAGGGTGTTGTCAGTCCCATGTCGGACTCGAAGCTCATTGGGATGCCGCCTCCGTCCTCAAATAAGCTTAGCATCCAGTAG
- the map7d2a gene encoding MAP7 domain-containing protein 2a isoform X3, producing MAKTVPSSSAITGEKMAPPSITLLPEKRSPTNGHSSPARTGKTTPSNTEKRPQINGHASPSHINNNHAGKQFVEGYMKTDDRMRLAKERREERERSLVAREQLIREKERRARLQYERTVEERWRRLEEQRQKEELRRTAVEEKRRQQLEEDRERLEALMKRSLERSLQLEQRTKRWNRGCHTGAETWRCNMADSVKRTRSLCRYDSNIKETQQFLVSGDSENALLPFSAASAFSHGIASPLPAVSESAPCSPHRSPFRGSLNPADHNKAGLQGGSQSTPNTPKKERLRRERRTASPGCGSPVRRSESPASITRHLASPKTSKLASKMRAQSPSNAHQYHYSPTRHRPNLSPDDRRVEDKKVEKYSEQSKAVKKSTDISNPSSQDEKNVVNTDITKSRSPKGETLDNHLKDDTPEKNQSPDRKDNMSPKVDFSEKKTQSNAQDGDKKKESAACASTGKVAAGTTNAEEATKLLAERRRLARAQKELEEKKREQEEEERKEQLRKQLEQEQRQQKVKAQEVKEKGKHEEDLHQLKQEEDKRKKEEQERELQTHMDKEKEKAQVQAQEDAERQRQDRELQMQQEEEERQLRKKRIEEIMKRTRKGEADLKKAEQVEAKPGEVKAKAQVKEQAIKKVEFQVKEQVRDQVNMKENAPVKKEATAAAQMDNQLQVKNNTHQVTPTHSVPDKRPDTKQTSEGPGGQLNREGKDCVLKQQGREVETNVNKQHRAHVKAADQPNKEATADAKVNQREGAMMNGAVKGEGSALKRTAEVSKQQSLHVPTAARGGSQMKVIRPSVATLPVGHLAPPIIKLEPLDVKGTGSCDEVQSMDVSPASREELISIPEFSPVNEIQLSGLSNTRALEDLIDLTGGVNYPKLSSEGDIGDCNKNLIEGVVSPMSDSKLIGMPPPSSNKLSIQ from the exons ATGGCGAAAACAGTCCCATCATCCAGTGCAATAACAG GTGAAAAGATGGCACCACCGTCCATCACTCTACTTCCTGAGAAGAGATCTCCGACAAACGGTCACAGCTCTCCAGCCCGGACTGGAAAAACCA CTCCATCTAACACAGAGAAGAGGCCACAAATAAATGGACACGCGTCCCcttcacacatcaataacaacCATGCAGGTAAACAAT TTGTGGAGGGTTATATGAAGACAGACGACAGGATGCGATTAGCCAAAGAGAGAcgtgaggagagggagagaagccTGG TGGCCCGGGAGCAGCTGATCAGGGAGAAGGAGCGCAGAGCTCGGCTGCAGTACGAACGCACAGTGGAGGAACGCTGGAGGCGGCTGGAGGAGCAGAGGCAGAAAGAGGAGCTCCGCAGAACTGCAgtggaggaaaagaggaggcAGCAGCTCGAGGAGGACAGG GAGCGTCTGGAGGCCCTGATGAAACGCTCTCTGGAGCGAAGCCTTCAGCTGGAGCAGAGGACCAAACGCTGgaacagaggctgccatacaggAGCAG aaacatggcggtgcaacatggcggactccgtgaagaggacccgctccctttgtagatatgaTTCTAACATAaaggaaacacaacaattcttagtttcag GTGACAGTGAGAATGCCCTACTCCCTTTCTCTGCTGCCTCCGCCTTTTCCCATGGCATTGCCTCCCCCCTTCCTGCTGTCAGCGAATCTG CGCCCTGCAGCCCTCACAGGTCACCTTTCCGCGGCTCACTGAACCCCGCGGATCACAACAAAGCTGGACTTCAGGGAGGCTCTCAGTCCACTCCCAATACCCCCAAG AAAGAGCGGCTGCGCAGAGAGAGAAGAACTGCATCCCCAGGTTGTGGATCCCCTGTGAGAAGATCTGAATCCCCTGCTAGTATCACAAGGCACTTGGCTTCTCCAAAGACCTCCAA gctggCATCTAAGATGCGTGCCCAGTCTCCCAGCAATGCACATCAGTACCATTACTCTCCTACAAGACATCGTCCAAACCTGTCACCTGATGATAGGAGAGTGGAGGACAAGAAGGTGGAGAAATACAGCGAACAATCCAAAGCAGTGAAAAAGAGCACAGACATCAGCAATCCATCGTCACAAGACGAGAAGAATGTGGTCAACACTGACATCACCAAATCCAGATCACCTAAGGGTGAAACCTTGGATAATCATCTCAAAGATGAcacacctgaaaaaaatcagtcCCCTGACAGAAAGGACAACATGTCTCCCAAAGTGGATTTCTCAGAGAAGAAGACGCAGAGCAACGCTCAGGATGGAGACAAGAAAAAAG AATCAGCAGCTTGTGCGTCCACAGGGAAGGTAGCAGCTGGCACAACAAATGCAGAGGAGGCCACCAAGTTGCTGGCAGAGCGGAGGCGTCTGGCTCGAGCTCAGAAGGAACTGGAAGAGAAAAAGCGAGaacaagaggaagaagagcg GAAAGAGCAGCTAAGGAAGCAACTTGAACAGGAGCAGCGACAGCAGAAGGTGAAGGCTCAAGAAGTGAAGGAAAAGGGGAAACATGAGGAAGATCTTCACCAGCTGAAACAAGAAGAGGACAAACGGAagaaggaggagcaggagagggagctACAGACCCACATGGACAAAGAG aaagaaaaagccCAAGTCCAAGCTCAGGAGGACGCCGAGCGTCAGCGGCAAGACCGAGAACTGCAGATGCaacaagaagaggaggagaggcagctaagaaaaaag AGAATTGAGGAGATCATGAAGAGAACTAGGAAGGGTGAAGCTGACTTGAAG AAGGCGGAGCAGGTGGAGGCGAAACCAG GTGAAGTAAAGGCTAAAGCTCAGGTGAAAGAGCAAGCAATCAAAAAGGTTGAGTTTCAGGTTAAAGAGCAGGTCAGAGACCAGGTCAACATGAAGGAAAATGCCCCGGTGAAGAAagaagcaacagcagcagcacagatggACAATCAATTGCAAGTCAAAAACAACACTCATCAAGTGACACCAACACACAGTGTTCCCGACAAGAGACCGGACACCAAACAAACCAGTGAAGGGCCCGGCGGCCAACTTAACAGAGAGGGCAAAGACTGCGTTCTCAAGCAACAGGGAAGAGAGGTGGAGACGAATGTGAACAAACAACACAGAGCACATGTTAAAGCCGCAGACCAACCAAATAAAGAGGCGACAGCAGACGCCAAAGTCAACCAAAGGGAGGGTGCTATGATGAACGGAGCAGTGAAGGGAGAAGGAAGTGCCTTGAAGAGAACTGCTGAGGTAAGCAAACAGCAGAGCCTGCATGTGCCGACAGCTGCTAGAGGAGGGTCCCAGATGAAGGTCATTAGACCGTCTGTGGCGACCCTGCCGGTGGGACACCTGGCACCGCCCATCATCAAGCTGGAGCCACTAGATGTGAAGGGCACGGGGTCATGTGATGAGGTGCAGTCCATGGACGTCAG cCCGGCTTCGAGGGAGGAACTGATATCTATCCCAGAGTTCTCGCCAGTCAACGAAATCCAGCTCAGCGGGTTGAGTAACACCCGTGCTCTCGAAGACCTGATTGACCTGACTGGCGGCGTCAACTACCCTAAACTGTCCTCTGAAGGCGATATAGGCGACTGCAACAAGAACCTGATTGAGGGTGTTGTCAGTCCCATGTCGGACTCGAAGCTCATTGGGATGCCGCCTCCGTCCTCAAATAAGCTTAGCATCCAGTAG
- the map7d2a gene encoding MAP7 domain-containing protein 2a isoform X4, producing the protein MAKTVPSSSAITGEKMAPPSITLLPEKRSPTNGHSSPARTGKTTPSNTEKRPQINGHASPSHINNNHAVVEGYMKTDDRMRLAKERREERERSLVAREQLIREKERRARLQYERTVEERWRRLEEQRQKEELRRTAVEEKRRQQLEEDRERLEALMKRSLERSLQLEQRTKRWNRGCHTGAETWRCNMADSVKRTRSLCRYDSNIKETQQFLVSGDSENALLPFSAASAFSHGIASPLPAVSESAPCSPHRSPFRGSLNPADHNKAGLQGGSQSTPNTPKKERLRRERRTASPGCGSPVRRSESPASITRHLASPKTSKLASKMRAQSPSNAHQYHYSPTRHRPNLSPDDRRVEDKKVEKYSEQSKAVKKSTDISNPSSQDEKNVVNTDITKSRSPKGETLDNHLKDDTPEKNQSPDRKDNMSPKVDFSEKKTQSNAQDGDKKKESAACASTGKVAAGTTNAEEATKLLAERRRLARAQKELEEKKREQEEEERLRKEQLRKQLEQEQRQQKVKAQEVKEKGKHEEDLHQLKQEEDKRKKEEQERELQTHMDKEKEKAQVQAQEDAERQRQDRELQMQQEEEERQLRKKRIEEIMKRTRKGEADLKKAEQVEAKPGEVKAKAQVKEQAIKKVEFQVKEQVRDQVNMKENAPVKKEATAAAQMDNQLQVKNNTHQVTPTHSVPDKRPDTKQTSEGPGGQLNREGKDCVLKQQGREVETNVNKQHRAHVKAADQPNKEATADAKVNQREGAMMNGAVKGEGSALKRTAEVSKQQSLHVPTAARGGSQMKVIRPSVATLPVGHLAPPIIKLEPLDVKGTGSCDEVQSMDVSPASREELISIPEFSPVNEIQLSGLSNTRALEDLIDLTGGVNYPKLSSEGDIGDCNKNLIEGVVSPMSDSKLIGMPPPSSNKLSIQ; encoded by the exons ATGGCGAAAACAGTCCCATCATCCAGTGCAATAACAG GTGAAAAGATGGCACCACCGTCCATCACTCTACTTCCTGAGAAGAGATCTCCGACAAACGGTCACAGCTCTCCAGCCCGGACTGGAAAAACCA CTCCATCTAACACAGAGAAGAGGCCACAAATAAATGGACACGCGTCCCcttcacacatcaataacaacCATGCAG TTGTGGAGGGTTATATGAAGACAGACGACAGGATGCGATTAGCCAAAGAGAGAcgtgaggagagggagagaagccTGG TGGCCCGGGAGCAGCTGATCAGGGAGAAGGAGCGCAGAGCTCGGCTGCAGTACGAACGCACAGTGGAGGAACGCTGGAGGCGGCTGGAGGAGCAGAGGCAGAAAGAGGAGCTCCGCAGAACTGCAgtggaggaaaagaggaggcAGCAGCTCGAGGAGGACAGG GAGCGTCTGGAGGCCCTGATGAAACGCTCTCTGGAGCGAAGCCTTCAGCTGGAGCAGAGGACCAAACGCTGgaacagaggctgccatacaggAGCAG aaacatggcggtgcaacatggcggactccgtgaagaggacccgctccctttgtagatatgaTTCTAACATAaaggaaacacaacaattcttagtttcag GTGACAGTGAGAATGCCCTACTCCCTTTCTCTGCTGCCTCCGCCTTTTCCCATGGCATTGCCTCCCCCCTTCCTGCTGTCAGCGAATCTG CGCCCTGCAGCCCTCACAGGTCACCTTTCCGCGGCTCACTGAACCCCGCGGATCACAACAAAGCTGGACTTCAGGGAGGCTCTCAGTCCACTCCCAATACCCCCAAG AAAGAGCGGCTGCGCAGAGAGAGAAGAACTGCATCCCCAGGTTGTGGATCCCCTGTGAGAAGATCTGAATCCCCTGCTAGTATCACAAGGCACTTGGCTTCTCCAAAGACCTCCAA gctggCATCTAAGATGCGTGCCCAGTCTCCCAGCAATGCACATCAGTACCATTACTCTCCTACAAGACATCGTCCAAACCTGTCACCTGATGATAGGAGAGTGGAGGACAAGAAGGTGGAGAAATACAGCGAACAATCCAAAGCAGTGAAAAAGAGCACAGACATCAGCAATCCATCGTCACAAGACGAGAAGAATGTGGTCAACACTGACATCACCAAATCCAGATCACCTAAGGGTGAAACCTTGGATAATCATCTCAAAGATGAcacacctgaaaaaaatcagtcCCCTGACAGAAAGGACAACATGTCTCCCAAAGTGGATTTCTCAGAGAAGAAGACGCAGAGCAACGCTCAGGATGGAGACAAGAAAAAAG AATCAGCAGCTTGTGCGTCCACAGGGAAGGTAGCAGCTGGCACAACAAATGCAGAGGAGGCCACCAAGTTGCTGGCAGAGCGGAGGCGTCTGGCTCGAGCTCAGAAGGAACTGGAAGAGAAAAAGCGAGaacaagaggaagaagagcg ACTCAGGAAAGAGCAGCTAAGGAAGCAACTTGAACAGGAGCAGCGACAGCAGAAGGTGAAGGCTCAAGAAGTGAAGGAAAAGGGGAAACATGAGGAAGATCTTCACCAGCTGAAACAAGAAGAGGACAAACGGAagaaggaggagcaggagagggagctACAGACCCACATGGACAAAGAG aaagaaaaagccCAAGTCCAAGCTCAGGAGGACGCCGAGCGTCAGCGGCAAGACCGAGAACTGCAGATGCaacaagaagaggaggagaggcagctaagaaaaaag AGAATTGAGGAGATCATGAAGAGAACTAGGAAGGGTGAAGCTGACTTGAAG AAGGCGGAGCAGGTGGAGGCGAAACCAG GTGAAGTAAAGGCTAAAGCTCAGGTGAAAGAGCAAGCAATCAAAAAGGTTGAGTTTCAGGTTAAAGAGCAGGTCAGAGACCAGGTCAACATGAAGGAAAATGCCCCGGTGAAGAAagaagcaacagcagcagcacagatggACAATCAATTGCAAGTCAAAAACAACACTCATCAAGTGACACCAACACACAGTGTTCCCGACAAGAGACCGGACACCAAACAAACCAGTGAAGGGCCCGGCGGCCAACTTAACAGAGAGGGCAAAGACTGCGTTCTCAAGCAACAGGGAAGAGAGGTGGAGACGAATGTGAACAAACAACACAGAGCACATGTTAAAGCCGCAGACCAACCAAATAAAGAGGCGACAGCAGACGCCAAAGTCAACCAAAGGGAGGGTGCTATGATGAACGGAGCAGTGAAGGGAGAAGGAAGTGCCTTGAAGAGAACTGCTGAGGTAAGCAAACAGCAGAGCCTGCATGTGCCGACAGCTGCTAGAGGAGGGTCCCAGATGAAGGTCATTAGACCGTCTGTGGCGACCCTGCCGGTGGGACACCTGGCACCGCCCATCATCAAGCTGGAGCCACTAGATGTGAAGGGCACGGGGTCATGTGATGAGGTGCAGTCCATGGACGTCAG cCCGGCTTCGAGGGAGGAACTGATATCTATCCCAGAGTTCTCGCCAGTCAACGAAATCCAGCTCAGCGGGTTGAGTAACACCCGTGCTCTCGAAGACCTGATTGACCTGACTGGCGGCGTCAACTACCCTAAACTGTCCTCTGAAGGCGATATAGGCGACTGCAACAAGAACCTGATTGAGGGTGTTGTCAGTCCCATGTCGGACTCGAAGCTCATTGGGATGCCGCCTCCGTCCTCAAATAAGCTTAGCATCCAGTAG
- the map7d2a gene encoding MAP7 domain-containing protein 2a isoform X5, with product MAKTVPSSSAITGEKMAPPSITLLPEKRSPTNGHSSPARTGKTTPSNTEKRPQINGHASPSHINNNHAGKQFVEGYMKTDDRMRLAKERREERERSLVAREQLIREKERRARLQYERTVEERWRRLEEQRQKEELRRTAVEEKRRQQLEEDRERLEALMKRSLERSLQLEQRTKRWNRGCHTGAGDSENALLPFSAASAFSHGIASPLPAVSESAPCSPHRSPFRGSLNPADHNKAGLQGGSQSTPNTPKKERLRRERRTASPGCGSPVRRSESPASITRHLASPKTSKLASKMRAQSPSNAHQYHYSPTRHRPNLSPDDRRVEDKKVEKYSEQSKAVKKSTDISNPSSQDEKNVVNTDITKSRSPKGETLDNHLKDDTPEKNQSPDRKDNMSPKVDFSEKKTQSNAQDGDKKKESAACASTGKVAAGTTNAEEATKLLAERRRLARAQKELEEKKREQEEEERLRKEQLRKQLEQEQRQQKVKAQEVKEKGKHEEDLHQLKQEEDKRKKEEQERELQTHMDKEKEKAQVQAQEDAERQRQDRELQMQQEEEERQLRKKRIEEIMKRTRKGEADLKKAEQVEAKPGEVKAKAQVKEQAIKKVEFQVKEQVRDQVNMKENAPVKKEATAAAQMDNQLQVKNNTHQVTPTHSVPDKRPDTKQTSEGPGGQLNREGKDCVLKQQGREVETNVNKQHRAHVKAADQPNKEATADAKVNQREGAMMNGAVKGEGSALKRTAEVSKQQSLHVPTAARGGSQMKVIRPSVATLPVGHLAPPIIKLEPLDVKGTGSCDEVQSMDVSPASREELISIPEFSPVNEIQLSGLSNTRALEDLIDLTGGVNYPKLSSEGDIGDCNKNLIEGVVSPMSDSKLIGMPPPSSNKLSIQ from the exons ATGGCGAAAACAGTCCCATCATCCAGTGCAATAACAG GTGAAAAGATGGCACCACCGTCCATCACTCTACTTCCTGAGAAGAGATCTCCGACAAACGGTCACAGCTCTCCAGCCCGGACTGGAAAAACCA CTCCATCTAACACAGAGAAGAGGCCACAAATAAATGGACACGCGTCCCcttcacacatcaataacaacCATGCAGGTAAACAAT TTGTGGAGGGTTATATGAAGACAGACGACAGGATGCGATTAGCCAAAGAGAGAcgtgaggagagggagagaagccTGG TGGCCCGGGAGCAGCTGATCAGGGAGAAGGAGCGCAGAGCTCGGCTGCAGTACGAACGCACAGTGGAGGAACGCTGGAGGCGGCTGGAGGAGCAGAGGCAGAAAGAGGAGCTCCGCAGAACTGCAgtggaggaaaagaggaggcAGCAGCTCGAGGAGGACAGG GAGCGTCTGGAGGCCCTGATGAAACGCTCTCTGGAGCGAAGCCTTCAGCTGGAGCAGAGGACCAAACGCTGgaacagaggctgccatacaggAGCAG GTGACAGTGAGAATGCCCTACTCCCTTTCTCTGCTGCCTCCGCCTTTTCCCATGGCATTGCCTCCCCCCTTCCTGCTGTCAGCGAATCTG CGCCCTGCAGCCCTCACAGGTCACCTTTCCGCGGCTCACTGAACCCCGCGGATCACAACAAAGCTGGACTTCAGGGAGGCTCTCAGTCCACTCCCAATACCCCCAAG AAAGAGCGGCTGCGCAGAGAGAGAAGAACTGCATCCCCAGGTTGTGGATCCCCTGTGAGAAGATCTGAATCCCCTGCTAGTATCACAAGGCACTTGGCTTCTCCAAAGACCTCCAA gctggCATCTAAGATGCGTGCCCAGTCTCCCAGCAATGCACATCAGTACCATTACTCTCCTACAAGACATCGTCCAAACCTGTCACCTGATGATAGGAGAGTGGAGGACAAGAAGGTGGAGAAATACAGCGAACAATCCAAAGCAGTGAAAAAGAGCACAGACATCAGCAATCCATCGTCACAAGACGAGAAGAATGTGGTCAACACTGACATCACCAAATCCAGATCACCTAAGGGTGAAACCTTGGATAATCATCTCAAAGATGAcacacctgaaaaaaatcagtcCCCTGACAGAAAGGACAACATGTCTCCCAAAGTGGATTTCTCAGAGAAGAAGACGCAGAGCAACGCTCAGGATGGAGACAAGAAAAAAG AATCAGCAGCTTGTGCGTCCACAGGGAAGGTAGCAGCTGGCACAACAAATGCAGAGGAGGCCACCAAGTTGCTGGCAGAGCGGAGGCGTCTGGCTCGAGCTCAGAAGGAACTGGAAGAGAAAAAGCGAGaacaagaggaagaagagcg ACTCAGGAAAGAGCAGCTAAGGAAGCAACTTGAACAGGAGCAGCGACAGCAGAAGGTGAAGGCTCAAGAAGTGAAGGAAAAGGGGAAACATGAGGAAGATCTTCACCAGCTGAAACAAGAAGAGGACAAACGGAagaaggaggagcaggagagggagctACAGACCCACATGGACAAAGAG aaagaaaaagccCAAGTCCAAGCTCAGGAGGACGCCGAGCGTCAGCGGCAAGACCGAGAACTGCAGATGCaacaagaagaggaggagaggcagctaagaaaaaag AGAATTGAGGAGATCATGAAGAGAACTAGGAAGGGTGAAGCTGACTTGAAG AAGGCGGAGCAGGTGGAGGCGAAACCAG GTGAAGTAAAGGCTAAAGCTCAGGTGAAAGAGCAAGCAATCAAAAAGGTTGAGTTTCAGGTTAAAGAGCAGGTCAGAGACCAGGTCAACATGAAGGAAAATGCCCCGGTGAAGAAagaagcaacagcagcagcacagatggACAATCAATTGCAAGTCAAAAACAACACTCATCAAGTGACACCAACACACAGTGTTCCCGACAAGAGACCGGACACCAAACAAACCAGTGAAGGGCCCGGCGGCCAACTTAACAGAGAGGGCAAAGACTGCGTTCTCAAGCAACAGGGAAGAGAGGTGGAGACGAATGTGAACAAACAACACAGAGCACATGTTAAAGCCGCAGACCAACCAAATAAAGAGGCGACAGCAGACGCCAAAGTCAACCAAAGGGAGGGTGCTATGATGAACGGAGCAGTGAAGGGAGAAGGAAGTGCCTTGAAGAGAACTGCTGAGGTAAGCAAACAGCAGAGCCTGCATGTGCCGACAGCTGCTAGAGGAGGGTCCCAGATGAAGGTCATTAGACCGTCTGTGGCGACCCTGCCGGTGGGACACCTGGCACCGCCCATCATCAAGCTGGAGCCACTAGATGTGAAGGGCACGGGGTCATGTGATGAGGTGCAGTCCATGGACGTCAG cCCGGCTTCGAGGGAGGAACTGATATCTATCCCAGAGTTCTCGCCAGTCAACGAAATCCAGCTCAGCGGGTTGAGTAACACCCGTGCTCTCGAAGACCTGATTGACCTGACTGGCGGCGTCAACTACCCTAAACTGTCCTCTGAAGGCGATATAGGCGACTGCAACAAGAACCTGATTGAGGGTGTTGTCAGTCCCATGTCGGACTCGAAGCTCATTGGGATGCCGCCTCCGTCCTCAAATAAGCTTAGCATCCAGTAG